The following DNA comes from Geobacter sp..
ACGAAAAGATCCTGACCGTACTTCAGGCGGTGAGTATCCAGCGCTGCCCGGTCTTGACCGACATCAAGGATTATCCCAAGGCGCGGCTCGGCCTGGTTTCCGGGGCCATCAGGTCGGAGCATGACCGCCATGCCGCCGAAGAGATGCGGAAAAGCTGCGACCTGATCGTTGCCTGGGGGACCTGCGCCGTGTACGGCGGCATTGCCGGCGCCGGCAATGTCCACAGCTGCGAGGATATCCTCGACACGGTTTACCGCAACAACAAGACCACCTGCTCCACCCAGTGCCCCGGTTCCGAGGTGTCGCGGCTGGAGCCGAGCGTGTCGCCGCTGGACAGCGTCATCCCCGTCGACCTCTACCTGCCCGGCTGCCCGCCCCATCCGGCGGTCGTCTTCGATGCCCTGCTGGGGCTGGTGGAAGGCCGTCCCCCCAGGGCCGCCACCAGGGAGTCGGTCTGCGCCCGCTGCAAGCGGCAGATGGAGAAGAGCGAGGTCGACCGGATCAGGAAGAACTCCGAAGGGGTGCCCGACCCGGAACAATGTTTCCTGAGCCAGGGGTATCTCTGCATGGGTTCGGTGACACTTGACCGCTGTCTCTCCCCCTGCCCGCTGAACGGCATCCCTTGTTCCGGCTGTGCCGGGGCAACCATGCAGATCCTCACCGAGCCCAACCGGGATATCCGGACCGAGATCGCCGAGCGGATGTCCCGCCTGACACTGATCCCC
Coding sequences within:
- a CDS encoding methyl viologen-reducing hydrogenase, which translates into the protein MSSIPVNIEWLSDCSGCHVAIVDLHEKILTVLQAVSIQRCPVLTDIKDYPKARLGLVSGAIRSEHDRHAAEEMRKSCDLIVAWGTCAVYGGIAGAGNVHSCEDILDTVYRNNKTTCSTQCPGSEVSRLEPSVSPLDSVIPVDLYLPGCPPHPAVVFDALLGLVEGRPPRAATRESVCARCKRQMEKSEVDRIRKNSEGVPDPEQCFLSQGYLCMGSVTLDRCLSPCPLNGIPCSGCAGATMQILTEPNRDIRTEIAERMSRLTLIPREQIVREIERTSKTHYSYTMATPMIGEKPTFLIRKWTEEEREDYEQDHND